A portion of the Pectobacterium brasiliense genome contains these proteins:
- a CDS encoding YagU family protein — protein MNFFEQTSPSRRRYGLAAFIGLIAGIVSSFVKWGAENPLPPRSPTDMFTGACAPESLIRAAEQIDCSRNFLNPPYIFLRDWLGVVDPNAAVYTFAGHVFNWVGVTHIIFSIVFAVGYCVVAEVFPKIKLWQGLLAGALAQLFVHMISFPLMGLTPSLFVLPWYEHVSEIVGHLIWFWSIEIIRRDLRNRMTHEPDPEIPLSASR, from the coding sequence ATGAACTTCTTTGAACAAACATCTCCCTCTCGGAGACGCTATGGATTAGCTGCTTTTATCGGTTTGATTGCAGGTATTGTTTCATCTTTCGTTAAGTGGGGCGCGGAAAACCCGCTTCCTCCACGTAGTCCCACTGATATGTTTACCGGTGCGTGTGCACCAGAATCACTGATTAGAGCGGCCGAGCAAATTGATTGCTCTCGTAATTTTCTTAACCCTCCCTACATCTTTTTACGCGATTGGCTTGGGGTTGTTGACCCTAATGCGGCGGTTTATACCTTTGCCGGCCACGTATTCAATTGGGTTGGTGTGACGCATATTATTTTCTCTATTGTTTTCGCTGTAGGTTACTGCGTTGTTGCAGAAGTATTTCCTAAAATAAAATTATGGCAAGGTCTGTTGGCTGGTGCGCTGGCTCAATTATTTGTCCATATGATTTCGTTCCCATTGATGGGGCTTACGCCATCTCTTTTTGTTCTCCCTTGGTATGAGCATGTATCAGAAATCGTAGGCCATCTCATTTGGTTCTGGTCTATTGAAATTATTCGCCGTGATTTACGTAATCGAATGACTCATGAACCGGATCCAGAGATTCCTTTGAGTGCTTCACGATAG
- the rhaT gene encoding L-rhamnose/proton symporter RhaT, producing MSDPIFLGIFWHFIGAASAACFYAPFKQVKNWSWETMWSLGGFFSWIILPWCISWWLLPDFWRYYGSFDMATLLPVFLFGAMWGIGNINYGLTMRYLGMSMGIGIAIGVTLIIGTLMTPVLQGKFSILFGSAGGRMTLLGVLVAVIGVAIVSYAGLLKERALGIRAEEFNLKKGLILAVMCGIFSAGMSFAMDAAKPMHTAAQELGISALYVALPSYVVIMGGGAIVNLGFCFIRLATCKGISLKADLAQAKPLLIANALFAILGGVMWYLQFFFYAWGHANIPADYTYISWMLHMSFYVLCGGIVGLLFKEWKAVGQKPVRMLVLGCVVIILAANIVGLGMAA from the coding sequence ATGAGCGATCCTATTTTCCTTGGTATTTTCTGGCACTTCATCGGAGCGGCCAGCGCGGCCTGCTTCTATGCACCGTTTAAGCAGGTCAAAAACTGGTCGTGGGAAACCATGTGGTCACTGGGCGGATTTTTCTCGTGGATTATCCTGCCCTGGTGCATCAGTTGGTGGCTACTGCCTGACTTTTGGCGTTATTACGGTTCATTCGATATGGCGACCCTACTCCCCGTCTTTCTCTTCGGCGCGATGTGGGGGATCGGCAATATCAACTACGGCCTGACGATGCGCTACCTTGGCATGTCGATGGGCATCGGTATCGCCATCGGCGTGACGCTGATTATCGGCACGCTGATGACGCCCGTCCTGCAAGGCAAGTTCTCCATTCTGTTTGGCTCGGCAGGCGGACGCATGACGTTACTGGGCGTGCTGGTCGCAGTCATTGGTGTCGCGATTGTCAGCTATGCCGGTTTACTGAAAGAGCGTGCGCTCGGTATTCGCGCCGAGGAATTCAACCTGAAAAAAGGGCTGATTCTGGCCGTGATGTGCGGCATCTTCTCCGCAGGAATGTCCTTTGCGATGGATGCTGCGAAACCCATGCACACCGCAGCACAAGAGCTGGGGATCAGTGCACTGTATGTCGCACTTCCCAGCTACGTGGTGATTATGGGCGGCGGTGCCATTGTCAATCTGGGTTTCTGCTTCATCCGGCTGGCGACCTGCAAGGGCATTTCATTAAAAGCCGATCTGGCACAGGCCAAACCGTTGCTGATTGCCAACGCGCTCTTCGCCATTCTGGGCGGCGTCATGTGGTATTTGCAGTTCTTCTTTTATGCCTGGGGACACGCCAATATCCCAGCCGATTACACCTACATCAGTTGGATGCTGCACATGAGCTTCTACGTACTGTGTGGCGGTATCGTCGGGTTACTATTTAAAGAGTGGAAGGCCGTTGGCCAGAAACCGGTGCGTATGCTGGTACTCGGCTGCGTGGTCATTATTCTGGCGGCGAATATCGTCGGGTTAGGAATGGCCGCGTAA
- a CDS encoding TIGR00645 family protein has protein sequence MERFIENLMYSSRWLLAPVYLGLSLGLLALAIKFFQEVFHVLPNILDIAEADLVLVLLSLIDMTLVGGLLVMVMLSGYENFVSALDISKGREKLNWLGKMDSGSLKNKVAASIVAISSIHLLRVFMDARNIPDNKLMWYVIIHLTFVLSALVMGYLDRMSRYEKSKTA, from the coding sequence ATGGAACGTTTTATTGAGAATCTGATGTACTCATCGCGCTGGCTGCTTGCCCCCGTTTATCTCGGGCTATCGCTGGGGTTGCTGGCGCTGGCGATCAAGTTTTTCCAGGAGGTGTTCCACGTCCTGCCTAATATCCTGGATATCGCTGAAGCAGATTTGGTGCTGGTGCTGCTGTCACTCATCGATATGACGCTGGTCGGCGGATTGCTGGTGATGGTTATGCTGTCCGGTTACGAGAACTTTGTCTCGGCGCTGGATATCTCCAAAGGCAGAGAAAAGCTGAACTGGCTCGGTAAGATGGATTCCGGCTCGCTGAAAAATAAAGTTGCCGCCTCGATTGTCGCTATCTCGTCCATCCATCTGCTGCGTGTGTTCATGGATGCCCGTAATATCCCGGATAACAAGCTGATGTGGTACGTGATTATCCATTTGACGTTTGTGCTGTCTGCACTGGTCATGGGGTATCTGGATCGCATGTCGCGTTACGAAAAAAGCAAAACGGCATAA